In Phocoena phocoena chromosome 8, mPhoPho1.1, whole genome shotgun sequence, the following are encoded in one genomic region:
- the CEND1 gene encoding cell cycle exit and neuronal differentiation protein 1, whose protein sequence is MESRGKSTSSPKADTKAAAEARAPTAADGKAPSAKPGKKEAQVEKQEPPAAPTLPPAKKTPAKADPALLNNHSNLKPTPAAPSSPDAAPEPKGPGDGAEEGEAPDGGPRGQGPCPFENLTPLFVAGGMAVAATALILGVAFLVRKK, encoded by the coding sequence ATGGAGTCCAGAGGGAAGTCGACCAGCAGCCCCAAGGCCGACACCAAGGCTGCTGCTGAGGCCCGAGCACCCACCGCCGCGGACGGGAAAGCCCCCTCGGCTAAGCCAGGGAAGAAGGAGGCCCAAGTGGAGAAGCAGGAGCCTCCAGCGGCCCCCACCCTGCCGCCTGCCAAGAAGACCCCGGCCAAGGCAGACCCTGCCCTCCTCAACAACCACAGCAACCTGAAGCCGACCCCCGCAGCCCCCAGCAGCCCCGATGCAGCCCCCGAGCCCAAGGGCCCTGGGGATGGGGCTGAGGAGGGCGAGGCCCCCGACGGGGGCCCACGGGGCCAAGGCCCCTGCCCTTTCGAGAACTTGACCCCCCTGTTTGTGGCTGGGGGCATGGCTGTGGCAGCTACAGCCCTGATTCTTGGTGTGGCCTTCCTGGTCCGAAAAAAATGA